A genome region from Magnetovibrio sp. includes the following:
- a CDS encoding SH3 domain-containing protein, with product MLMKRAQSISLLLASMLAFGAPAWGPAHAQIEEPGEAPRDFKIEEPTLNEEVEPVVVMEHEVVPMVGLYEVTKDVNVRSGPGTDFERLAGLEAGERVRAIGKVDGSTWMAVSKDGETLGFVFTPVLVPVVDGALGEQFFGSYMSQDQKHGVACDYRFRFEGKTTVEGGDFETADYEVRFRCASTAGAKIFYAHMFLTEAPVKSEDGLHLIGLDVRSIGDGMEEFLTTRYLYHPKTGAMTFEGHSLPRFAKPPKIQSFQTDNIKDALTQALEASVASWTDEAWAELLKKPK from the coding sequence ATGCTCATGAAACGCGCGCAATCCATTTCACTGCTTCTGGCGTCGATGCTGGCTTTCGGGGCTCCGGCCTGGGGTCCTGCGCATGCGCAAATCGAAGAGCCGGGCGAAGCGCCGCGCGACTTCAAGATTGAGGAACCGACCCTCAACGAGGAAGTTGAGCCGGTGGTGGTGATGGAGCACGAAGTGGTGCCCATGGTCGGCCTTTACGAGGTGACCAAGGACGTCAATGTGCGCTCCGGCCCCGGCACCGATTTTGAACGCTTGGCAGGCCTGGAAGCGGGCGAACGCGTGCGGGCCATCGGCAAAGTCGATGGCAGCACGTGGATGGCGGTCAGCAAAGACGGCGAAACCCTGGGCTTTGTGTTCACACCCGTTTTGGTGCCGGTTGTCGACGGTGCTTTGGGCGAGCAGTTCTTTGGCTCTTACATGTCCCAAGATCAAAAACACGGTGTGGCGTGCGACTACCGGTTCCGTTTCGAAGGCAAGACAACGGTCGAGGGCGGCGATTTCGAAACCGCCGATTATGAGGTTCGTTTTCGCTGCGCCAGTACGGCGGGGGCGAAAATATTTTATGCCCACATGTTTCTTACCGAAGCGCCGGTCAAGTCGGAAGACGGCTTGCACCTGATCGGTTTGGACGTGCGCTCCATCGGCGACGGCATGGAGGAGTTCCTCACCACCCGTTATCTCTATCACCCCAAGACCGGGGCGATGACGTTCGAAGGCCATTCCTTGCCGCGTTTCGCCAAGCCGCCCAAGATTCAGAGCTTTCAAACCGACAACATCAAGGACGCCTTGACCCAGGCGTTGGAAGCGTCCGTCGCCAGTTGGACCGACGAGGCCTGGGCCGAGTTGCTGAAAAAGCCCAAATAG
- the dprA gene encoding DNA-processing protein DprA yields MSPPKNETLDWLRLIRSENVGPITFYKLLERFGTAKAALEALPDMAKRGGAKTFKAYPKAEAEAEIEALSKLGGQIVLRTDADFPPLLSQVEDAPPLLSVLGHSHLLKKRTIAIVGARNASLNGKNFARQLAADLGAAGLLIASGMARGLDAAAHQGAMGTGTVAVLGGGVDVIYPRENEALYRELVERGAIVSEIELGTQPQARHFPRRNRIISGMGRGTVVVEASLKSGSLITARMALEQGREVFAVPGAPSDPRAAGCNKLIKDGANLTQNAEDVLEVLRPILQSPLSEPKQLEFNKKIPSTPDEAEIGKARAEVQEMLSPAPVTVDELVRNCQFSLAAVSLVLLELELAGRLERHPGNRVSLI; encoded by the coding sequence ATGTCACCACCAAAGAATGAAACGCTCGACTGGCTGCGCCTGATCCGTAGCGAGAACGTTGGCCCGATCACGTTTTATAAGCTGTTGGAGCGTTTCGGCACCGCCAAGGCCGCGTTGGAGGCCCTGCCCGACATGGCCAAACGCGGCGGCGCGAAGACCTTCAAGGCCTACCCCAAGGCCGAAGCGGAAGCCGAGATCGAAGCCTTGAGCAAACTCGGCGGGCAAATCGTTTTGCGCACCGATGCTGACTTCCCGCCGTTGCTGTCCCAAGTGGAAGACGCACCGCCGCTGCTCAGCGTGCTGGGCCACAGCCACCTGCTGAAGAAACGCACCATCGCCATCGTCGGCGCGCGCAACGCGTCTTTGAACGGCAAGAACTTCGCCCGTCAGCTCGCCGCCGATTTGGGCGCGGCGGGTTTGCTGATTGCGTCGGGCATGGCGCGCGGTCTCGACGCCGCCGCGCACCAAGGGGCGATGGGTACCGGCACGGTGGCGGTGCTGGGCGGTGGCGTGGACGTGATTTATCCGCGCGAAAACGAAGCCCTCTACCGCGAATTGGTCGAGCGTGGCGCAATCGTTTCCGAGATTGAACTGGGCACCCAACCGCAAGCGCGCCACTTCCCACGCCGCAACCGCATCATATCGGGCATGGGGCGGGGGACCGTGGTGGTCGAGGCGTCGCTCAAATCGGGGTCGTTGATCACCGCACGCATGGCCTTGGAACAGGGCCGCGAAGTGTTCGCCGTTCCGGGTGCACCGAGCGATCCGCGTGCGGCGGGATGCAACAAATTGATCAAAGACGGCGCAAACCTCACACAAAATGCAGAAGATGTTTTAGAGGTCCTCAGACCCATTTTGCAGAGCCCCCTGTCTGAACCTAAGCAATTGGAATTTAATAAAAAAATACCTTCCACACCTGACGAAGCAGAGATCGGCAAAGCCCGTGCCGAAGTGCAAGAAATGCTCTCGCCCGCTCCGGTTACGGTTGACGAACTCGTCCGTAACTGCCAATTCTCCCTTGCTGCGGTGTCGCTGGTGCTTCTGGAATTGGAGCTTGCGGGCCGTTTGGAGCGACACCCCGGAAACCGGGTGTCACTTATATAG
- a CDS encoding VOC family protein yields the protein MNVYRISILVTDLAKAKDFFVNVFGFEVIQDEMVTSEKRVIRVQPKNSNTPFHLVVPQNDEKHLIGQQGGNRALVILETEDVTSLEEKFKSHAVKIIKPLKTAPFGKVILVEDLVGNKWEFVERFNS from the coding sequence TTGAACGTATATCGCATTAGCATTCTCGTAACTGACTTAGCCAAAGCAAAAGACTTCTTTGTTAACGTCTTCGGCTTCGAAGTCATTCAAGATGAAATGGTGACTTCTGAAAAGCGCGTCATCCGCGTGCAACCCAAAAACTCCAATACGCCATTTCATCTGGTTGTCCCCCAAAATGACGAGAAACATCTTATTGGGCAACAAGGTGGGAACCGGGCTCTTGTTATCCTTGAAACCGAAGATGTCACATCCTTGGAGGAAAAATTTAAATCGCACGCTGTCAAAATAATAAAGCCTTTGAAGACGGCTCCGTTTGGCAAGGTGATTCTTGTCGAAGATCTCGTTGGCAACAAATGGGAATTTGTTGAACGATTCAATTCGTGA
- a CDS encoding N-acetyltransferase: MYVIREAMPQDWPGIWTIFHDVVARGDTYAFAPDTDEAEAKCLWLDIPRATYVALEGEVVVGTYYLKTNQLGAGSHVCNAGYMVREDQRGRGLGRALCAHSLDVARTFGYHAMQFNFVARTNVGAVKLWRDMGFEIAGVLPEAFNHPQKGYVDAFVMYRLLAAG, from the coding sequence ATGTACGTCATCCGTGAAGCCATGCCCCAAGACTGGCCCGGCATCTGGACCATATTTCACGATGTGGTCGCCCGGGGCGATACCTATGCCTTCGCCCCCGACACCGATGAGGCCGAGGCCAAGTGTTTATGGTTGGATATCCCTCGCGCGACCTATGTGGCGCTCGAGGGTGAGGTCGTCGTCGGCACTTATTATCTTAAGACCAATCAACTCGGCGCCGGATCGCACGTCTGCAATGCCGGGTACATGGTGCGCGAAGACCAACGCGGGCGCGGCCTGGGACGGGCCTTGTGCGCGCATTCGCTCGATGTGGCGCGCACGTTCGGCTACCACGCCATGCAGTTCAATTTCGTCGCCCGCACCAATGTGGGGGCGGTCAAGTTGTGGCGGGACATGGGCTTTGAGATCGCGGGCGTGCTGCCTGAAGCCTTCAATCATCCGCAAAAAGGCTATGTGGACGCTTTCGTCATGTACCGATTGTTGGCGGCGGGCTAG
- the gatA gene encoding Asp-tRNA(Asn)/Glu-tRNA(Gln) amidotransferase subunit GatA, with product MTKLTELNIATARDGLAKGEFSAAELAEAYIQAMQGGRDLNAYITETPEVALERARESDDRRAKGDHIGAMDGIPIAMKDLFCTEGVLTTAGSHILDGFVPAYESTVSANLRSAGAVMLGKANLDEFAMGSANITSYYGPVKNPWKGKDGKDLVPGGSSGGSAAAVAGGLAMAATGTDTGGSIRQPASFCGIVGIKPTYGRCSRWGVVAFASSLDQAGPMTQTVRDAAIMLGAMAGHDPKDSTSAPVAVPDFEAAITGDVKGLTIGIPKEYKMDGMDSEIQALWDKGIDWLKAAGCNIKEVSLPHTKYALAAYYIVAPAEASANLARYDGVRYGLRVPGESLDDMYMNTRGEGFGDEVQRRILIGTYALSSGYYDAYYIKAQKVRTLIANDFKTAFQDVDAILTPTAPSAAFALGEKQDDPVAMYLNDVFTVPTSLAGLPGISVPAGLNSAGLPLGLQLIGKAFDEGTLLNVAASLESAAAFNFKPGREG from the coding sequence ATGACGAAGCTCACAGAATTGAACATCGCCACCGCGCGCGACGGTCTCGCCAAAGGCGAGTTTTCCGCCGCAGAACTGGCCGAAGCCTATATCCAGGCCATGCAAGGCGGGCGCGATCTCAACGCCTATATCACCGAAACGCCGGAAGTCGCGTTGGAACGGGCACGCGAATCTGACGATCGCCGCGCCAAGGGCGACCACATCGGCGCGATGGATGGCATTCCCATCGCCATGAAGGATTTGTTCTGCACCGAAGGTGTGTTGACCACCGCGGGCAGCCACATCCTCGACGGTTTCGTGCCGGCTTATGAATCGACCGTGTCCGCCAACCTGCGTTCCGCCGGTGCGGTGATGTTGGGCAAGGCCAACCTCGATGAATTCGCCATGGGTTCGGCCAACATCACATCCTATTACGGTCCGGTGAAAAACCCTTGGAAAGGCAAGGACGGCAAAGATTTGGTTCCGGGCGGCAGTTCCGGCGGTTCCGCCGCCGCCGTTGCGGGTGGCCTCGCCATGGCCGCGACCGGCACCGACACCGGCGGTTCGATCCGCCAGCCCGCCAGCTTCTGCGGCATCGTCGGTATCAAACCGACCTATGGCCGTTGTTCGCGCTGGGGCGTGGTGGCGTTCGCCAGCTCCCTCGATCAAGCCGGTCCGATGACCCAGACGGTGCGCGACGCCGCCATCATGCTCGGCGCGATGGCTGGGCACGATCCCAAAGACAGCACCTCGGCCCCCGTTGCGGTGCCCGATTTCGAAGCCGCCATCACCGGCGACGTCAAAGGCCTGACCATCGGTATCCCCAAGGAATACAAGATGGACGGCATGGATTCCGAAATTCAAGCGCTGTGGGACAAAGGCATCGATTGGCTCAAGGCTGCGGGCTGCAACATCAAGGAAGTCTCGCTGCCGCACACCAAGTATGCGCTGGCGGCTTATTATATCGTCGCACCTGCCGAAGCGTCCGCCAACCTGGCGCGTTACGACGGCGTGCGTTACGGCCTGCGCGTGCCGGGAGAAAGCTTGGACGACATGTACATGAACACCCGCGGCGAAGGCTTCGGCGACGAAGTGCAGCGCCGCATCCTGATCGGCACCTATGCGCTGAGCTCGGGTTATTACGACGCCTATTACATCAAGGCGCAAAAAGTCCGCACCTTGATCGCCAACGATTTCAAGACCGCGTTCCAAGACGTCGACGCGATCTTGACCCCGACCGCGCCCAGTGCCGCGTTCGCGCTCGGTGAAAAGCAGGACGACCCCGTTGCGATGTACTTGAACGACGTGTTCACGGTGCCGACCTCGTTGGCCGGCCTGCCGGGCATCTCGGTGCCCGCCGGTCTCAACAGCGCCGGGTTGCCGCTGGGCTTGCAACTGATCGGCAAGGCGTTCGACGAAGGCACGCTGCTCAACGTCGCCGCCTCGCTGGAAAGCGCCGCCGCCTTCAACTTCAAGCCGGGTCGGGAGGGCTAA
- the ruvX gene encoding Holliday junction resolvase RuvX has translation MAIIDIKELQGTLKRGEKLMGLDLGTKTIGIALSDVMLTVASPLETIQRTKFTKDAIHLEKLIKEHEVGALVLGLPLNMDGTEGPRCQATRDFARSFQERLDIPIALWDERLSTSAVERMLVGDVDMTRKRRGEVIDKLAATYILQGALDALAHQSGA, from the coding sequence ATGGCGATCATCGATATCAAAGAACTGCAGGGCACGCTCAAGCGCGGCGAAAAGTTGATGGGGCTCGATCTCGGCACCAAAACCATCGGCATCGCGCTTTCGGACGTGATGCTCACGGTGGCGAGCCCGCTGGAAACCATCCAGCGCACCAAATTCACCAAGGACGCCATCCACCTGGAAAAGCTGATCAAGGAACACGAGGTCGGCGCGCTGGTGTTGGGCCTGCCGCTGAACATGGACGGCACGGAAGGCCCGCGCTGCCAAGCGACCCGGGATTTTGCGCGCTCGTTTCAGGAACGCCTGGACATCCCCATCGCACTGTGGGACGAGCGCTTGTCCACCTCGGCGGTCGAACGCATGCTGGTCGGCGACGTCGACATGACCCGCAAGCGCCGTGGCGAGGTGATCGACAAGCTGGCCGCCACCTATATTTTGCAAGGCGCGCTCGACGCGCTCGCCCATCAAAGCGGAGCTTGA
- a CDS encoding aspartate carbamoyltransferase catalytic subunit: MSKTPFDSSVFPQRHLLGIEGLSPLDISLLLDRADEYVELNRSVGGKLDTLAGRTVINLFYESSTRTRTSFELAGKRLGSDVINMSVSTSSIKKGETLIDTAMTLNAMHPDVLVVRHASSGAVKLLSEKVNCAVINAGDGRHEHPTQALLDALTIRRRRGHLDGLQVAICGDILHSRVARSNIHLLNTMGARVRLIAPKTLLPAEAERLGVEVFHDMKAGLKDCDIVMMLRLQTERMKTNFFPSVREYYNFFGLDYSKLEAAKPDALIMHPGPMNRGVEIASDVADDIGRSAIREQVEMGVAVRMACLEVLTLNLEREAVA; the protein is encoded by the coding sequence ATGTCAAAGACGCCCTTTGATTCCTCCGTTTTTCCTCAGCGCCACTTGCTTGGCATCGAAGGGCTTTCGCCTCTCGATATCTCGCTTTTGCTGGACCGCGCTGACGAATACGTCGAGCTCAACAGATCCGTCGGCGGTAAGCTCGATACGCTTGCCGGGCGGACGGTGATCAATCTTTTCTACGAATCCTCCACGCGCACGCGCACCTCGTTCGAGTTGGCGGGCAAGCGTCTGGGTTCCGACGTCATCAACATGTCGGTGTCCACCAGCTCGATCAAAAAAGGCGAAACCCTGATCGACACGGCGATGACCCTCAACGCCATGCACCCCGACGTCTTGGTGGTGCGCCATGCCTCTTCGGGCGCGGTCAAGCTGTTGTCGGAAAAGGTCAACTGCGCGGTCATCAACGCCGGCGACGGTCGTCACGAACACCCCACCCAGGCGTTGCTCGACGCGCTGACTATCCGCCGCCGCCGCGGTCACCTCGACGGTCTGCAAGTGGCGATTTGCGGCGACATCCTGCATTCGCGGGTGGCGCGTTCGAACATTCATCTGCTCAACACCATGGGCGCCCGGGTGCGCCTGATCGCGCCCAAGACCCTGCTGCCCGCCGAGGCCGAGCGCCTGGGCGTGGAAGTGTTCCACGACATGAAAGCCGGGTTGAAGGACTGCGACATCGTGATGATGCTGCGCCTGCAGACCGAGCGCATGAAAACCAACTTCTTCCCTTCGGTGCGCGAGTACTACAATTTCTTCGGCCTCGACTACTCCAAGCTCGAAGCCGCCAAGCCCGACGCGCTGATCATGCACCCGGGTCCGATGAACCGGGGCGTGGAAATCGCCTCCGACGTCGCCGACGACATCGGCCGCAGCGCCATCCGCGAACAGGTGGAAATGGGCGTCGCGGTGCGTATGGCGTGCCTGGAAGTGCTGACCCTCAACCTTGAGCGCGAGGCCGTGGCATGA
- the pyrC gene encoding dihydroorotase — MTLKNVPGRIAYVNARLLDPATGLDAPGGVLTDGELIVEAGAGLFDTSVPEDATLVDCRGHCLSPGLVDMRIQISGRDFENVGASAVAGGVTTAVCLPSTAPIIDDRAVVEFVARAARKAGLVKVYPYGALTKGLEGEELAEMGLLAQSGAVGFTDATKAVANARTMAQALSYAATFGLLLVEHPEEPTLAEEGVMNEGETATRLGLTGIPVEAELIIIERDLRLVEMTGGRVHFAHVSTGKSLELIRAAKDRGLPVTCDTAPPYFALNETAVGDYRTFAKLSPPLRAEADRVAIIEGLRDGTIDAIASDHTPKSEDMKRLPFADAADGGLGMETLLATALELVHNGHLSLLDALSLITRQPADLLGLPAGRLEAGAAADLIVFDPNRGWKVSDSELHSKAKNTPFDGRPLQGRVLKTVIDGRLVFNLDA; from the coding sequence ATGACCCTCAAAAACGTTCCCGGCCGCATTGCTTACGTCAACGCCCGCCTTTTGGACCCGGCCACCGGCCTGGACGCGCCGGGCGGCGTGCTCACCGACGGCGAACTGATCGTCGAAGCGGGGGCCGGACTGTTCGACACCTCGGTGCCCGAAGACGCCACCTTGGTCGATTGCCGCGGGCATTGTCTGTCTCCTGGCTTGGTCGATATGCGCATTCAGATCAGCGGCCGCGATTTCGAAAATGTCGGCGCATCGGCGGTGGCCGGCGGCGTCACCACGGCGGTGTGCCTGCCCAGCACCGCGCCGATCATCGACGACCGCGCGGTGGTCGAATTCGTCGCCCGCGCCGCGCGCAAGGCCGGACTGGTCAAGGTCTATCCCTACGGTGCGTTGACCAAGGGATTGGAAGGCGAAGAGCTGGCGGAAATGGGTTTGCTTGCGCAAAGCGGTGCGGTGGGCTTCACCGACGCCACCAAGGCCGTCGCCAACGCCCGTACCATGGCCCAAGCGCTGTCTTACGCCGCGACCTTCGGATTGTTGCTGGTCGAACATCCCGAAGAACCGACCTTGGCCGAAGAAGGCGTGATGAACGAAGGCGAAACCGCCACCCGTTTGGGCCTGACCGGCATTCCCGTCGAGGCCGAACTGATCATCATCGAACGCGATTTGCGGCTGGTCGAAATGACCGGCGGGCGGGTCCACTTCGCCCACGTGTCCACCGGCAAGAGCCTGGAGTTGATCCGCGCCGCGAAAGACCGGGGGCTTCCCGTCACCTGCGACACCGCGCCGCCTTATTTCGCGCTCAACGAAACGGCGGTGGGCGACTATCGCACCTTCGCCAAGCTGTCGCCGCCGCTGCGCGCCGAAGCCGATCGCGTCGCCATCATCGAAGGCCTGCGCGACGGCACCATCGACGCCATCGCGTCCGACCACACGCCCAAAAGCGAAGACATGAAGCGTCTGCCGTTCGCCGACGCCGCCGACGGCGGGCTGGGCATGGAAACGCTGCTCGCCACCGCCTTGGAACTGGTGCACAACGGCCACCTCAGCCTGCTCGACGCATTGAGCCTGATCACCCGCCAACCGGCCGATCTGTTGGGGCTGCCCGCAGGCCGCCTCGAAGCCGGGGCCGCCGCCGACCTGATCGTGTTCGATCCCAACCGGGGATGGAAAGTGTCGGACAGCGAACTGCATTCCAAAGCCAAGAACACCCCGTTCGACGGCCGCCCGCTGCAAGGCCGCGTGCTCAAAACCGTGATTGACGGCCGCTTGGTCTTCAACCTCGACGCTTAA
- a CDS encoding AEC family transporter, which translates to MGAIFEALAPVFLLIAMGYAIRRYRWIDDAFWPPAERLTYRVLFPALLIASTARANLASDQVWAIAGALFVATLVVAGAALALKPVLGLRNASFTSFFQGAIRPNTYVGMVPAFLFWGDEGLAMLSIGVLAVVPLVNLLSVTVLVIWGDGHEGARTPMKAVREVVRNPLVVACLIGFGLNALDIGLPPVIAPLLDILGRAALPIALMAVGAGLDFPDLLANRWLAGKATVLKLLVLPALAWGLATAFGLDGQAFQVVMLYATLPMSASSYVLAREMGGDAPLAAGMITASTVAAMITMTLWIVLSS; encoded by the coding sequence ATGGGCGCGATCTTCGAAGCCCTGGCGCCGGTGTTTTTGCTGATCGCGATGGGCTATGCGATCCGCCGCTACCGCTGGATCGACGATGCGTTTTGGCCGCCCGCCGAACGGCTGACCTACCGCGTATTGTTTCCCGCACTGCTGATCGCCAGCACCGCGCGCGCCAATCTCGCCAGCGATCAGGTGTGGGCCATCGCCGGGGCCTTGTTCGTCGCCACGCTGGTCGTGGCGGGGGCGGCGCTGGCGTTGAAACCGGTGCTGGGCCTTCGCAACGCGTCGTTCACGTCGTTTTTTCAAGGCGCCATCCGCCCCAACACCTACGTCGGCATGGTGCCTGCGTTTTTGTTTTGGGGCGACGAAGGCTTGGCGATGTTGTCCATCGGCGTGCTGGCGGTGGTGCCCTTGGTCAATCTGCTTAGCGTCACGGTGCTGGTGATTTGGGGCGACGGCCACGAAGGCGCGCGCACGCCCATGAAAGCGGTGCGCGAAGTGGTCCGCAATCCTTTGGTGGTGGCGTGCTTGATCGGTTTCGGCCTCAATGCCTTGGACATCGGTCTGCCACCGGTGATCGCGCCGTTACTCGACATTCTCGGCCGCGCCGCGTTGCCGATCGCCTTGATGGCGGTGGGCGCAGGTCTGGATTTCCCCGATCTGCTGGCCAACCGTTGGCTCGCGGGCAAGGCCACCGTGCTCAAGCTGCTGGTCCTGCCCGCCCTCGCCTGGGGGCTGGCGACCGCGTTCGGATTGGACGGTCAGGCCTTTCAGGTGGTGATGCTTTACGCGACCTTGCCGATGTCGGCCTCAAGCTACGTTCTGGCCCGCGAAATGGGCGGCGACGCCCCGCTGGCGGCGGGCATGATCACCGCCAGCACCGTGGCCGCCATGATCACCATGACGCTGTGGATTGTTTTGTCCTCTTAA
- the gatC gene encoding Asp-tRNA(Asn)/Glu-tRNA(Gln) amidotransferase subunit GatC — MSLDKDTVKNIAYLARIRVSDDKLEPLAGELSSIMDWIEQLQELDTDGVEPMASVSDVTLPQRKDAVTDGNCQAAVLKNAPDAEDGFFTVPKVVE, encoded by the coding sequence ATGTCCCTCGACAAGGACACCGTGAAAAACATCGCTTACCTCGCGCGCATTCGCGTTTCCGATGACAAATTGGAACCGCTGGCCGGCGAACTTTCCTCCATTATGGACTGGATCGAACAGCTCCAAGAGCTCGACACCGATGGCGTCGAGCCGATGGCCTCGGTCTCCGACGTGACCTTGCCGCAACGCAAGGACGCTGTGACCGACGGCAACTGCCAAGCCGCCGTGCTCAAGAACGCGCCCGATGCCGAAGACGGGTTCTTTACCGTGCCCAAGGTGGTGGAGTAA
- the plsY gene encoding glycerol-3-phosphate 1-O-acyltransferase PlsY, translating to MNETFLIHALAGLGGYLLGAVPFGIVIARLFGLGDLRQIGSGNIGATNVLRTGNKFAALLTLLLDSGKGAIAVGITYALTDEPHALLAAGFWAVMGHNFPIWLKFKGGKGVATTLGVLLATAWPVGLAAIATWLATAAIFRYSSLAALVALAAAPAYAWYFATPQHAILAGLLAALAWARHHENIRRLLKGEESKIGKKKST from the coding sequence ATGAACGAGACCTTTCTCATTCACGCCCTCGCCGGATTGGGCGGATACCTGCTTGGCGCGGTGCCGTTCGGCATCGTCATCGCACGGCTGTTCGGGCTCGGCGATTTGCGCCAGATCGGGTCGGGCAACATCGGCGCGACCAACGTCTTGCGCACCGGCAACAAGTTCGCCGCGCTGCTCACCTTGCTGCTGGATTCCGGCAAGGGTGCGATTGCGGTGGGCATCACCTACGCGCTGACCGACGAGCCGCACGCCCTGCTCGCCGCCGGTTTTTGGGCAGTGATGGGCCACAACTTCCCCATCTGGCTGAAATTCAAAGGTGGCAAAGGAGTCGCCACCACGCTGGGCGTGCTGCTCGCCACCGCCTGGCCGGTGGGACTGGCGGCCATCGCCACGTGGCTCGCCACGGCGGCGATTTTTCGCTACAGTTCCCTCGCCGCGCTGGTCGCGCTCGCCGCAGCCCCCGCATACGCCTGGTATTTCGCCACGCCGCAGCACGCCATCTTAGCCGGATTGCTGGCGGCTCTGGCCTGGGCGCGTCACCATGAAAACATCCGCAGACTGCTCAAAGGCGAAGAAAGCAAGATCGGCAAAAAGAAAAGCACCTAG